The Desertibacillus haloalkaliphilus DNA segment ATTTATTAAAGTATGAAGTTATAATTATCTAGAAATTTACATTTTTTTATATGGAGGAATGTTATGTGAAAGGCTTGTTCATGTCGTTATTGGTTGTGTTAGGTCTTGTTGTATCTCCACTCTACTCATTTGCAGCGGTTGATAAAACTGAATTGCAAGACTATCTAAATGAAGTTGGTTGGACAAAAGTAGAGCTAGAAGAGTATTTAGACTTTTACGGAGTTACATTGGATGAATTTTATGATTTAGAGGATTTAACTTCATTTTTAGGGCCTGTGTTAACAGAAGATAACTTAGCAGAAGCACTAGC contains these protein-coding regions:
- a CDS encoding processed acidic surface protein — translated: MKGLFMSLLVVLGLVVSPLYSFAAVDKTELQDYLNEVGWTKVELEEYLDFYGVTLDEFYDLEDLTSFLGPVLTEDNLAEALA